GACACCGGAGATTCAAAGCTTAATTAATCTCTTTTTAGTATCTAATACAGCTGTTTTGACGCAAGAAAATAAGGTGTCAGTCTTAACGGACACAACCACTGCCCAAGAACGACTACTGGCCGATATGAGCCGTGCTCGCGATCATATTCATCTAGAATACTATGCTTTTTTCGATGATCCTTTCGGGCACATCTTAATCAAGACGCTCGCTTATAAAGCGTATCAGGGGGTTAAGGTCCGCGTTATTTATGACGGCTTTGGCTCGCAAAAGGTGCCGCGTTCCTTTTTCAAACCGCTAGAAGAAGCGGGGGGACAAGTAACGCCCTTTTTCAGTTCACGGTTTCGATTCATTAATTTTCGATTGAATTTTAGAAACCACCGCCAATTGGTGGTCATCGATGGTAACACAGCCTATCTCGGCAACTTTAACCAACATAGTGTTGATACGCATTTACCGGTTCGAGATACGCGCTTACGGGTGAGTGGTGATGGTGTCTTGTCGTTTCAATCACGCTTTTTTATGGATTGGAATGCAGCGACACAACGCCAAAAAGTTTATTATAGCCAGCACTACTTTCCAAGTTCTGTTGAACATGGCAAAACTAGTATGCAACTTGTTTCGGGCGGTCCGGATCGTGATTTGCCTGAAATCAAACTGGGTTTCTTGAAGTTAATTGCGGCCGCTAAAAAACGATTGTGGATTCAAACGCCCTTTTTTATTCCGGATGATTCTGTTTTGGCAGCGTTAATACTCGCTATTAATTCTGGGGTAACCGTTAAAATTATGATACCTGAAAAGGCTAAACACAGCTTAGTCCAACATGCCAATCTCTATTATGCTAGGCAAATTGTTAAAGCAGGTGGCCAGATTTACTTATACAAAGCGAGTGCTTTTAGAGCGCGGACAATGATGGTCGATGGCCAGCTTTCGGCGGTGGGGACGGCTAATTTGGATATTCGGAGTTTTAAACTTAATTTTGAAACGACGAACTTTTTATATGATCCGGCCTTAACCAATACATTGGAATTGACCTTCCAAAAGGATCTCAAAGCCAGCGTGCCACTCACCAAACAACAGTTAAACGCACAAACAACTAATCAGCGCCTTTCGCAAGATTTAGCCCGGTTATTGGCTCCGATTTTATAAAAGTAGTCATAAAAAGGCCCTCGAAAATTTCGAGGGCCTTTTTTGATAGTGATTATTTGAAATAGTTTTGTAAACCGGCGTAAACGGCGTCGGCCACTTTTTCTTGATAACTACTACTACTGATGTAATTAAAGTCTTGATCAGAATTGATATAACCCATTTCCAATAGAACAGAAGGGCGTTCGTTATCGCGAAGTACTTGATAATTACCATATTCAACACCACGATTGGTAAGTGGTAATGATTTGATTTGATTATTCAGCGCGTTAGCTAAACTAGTATCCTTACTATTTGAGTAGTAATAAGTGGTTGTCCCACTTGCTTGGTTAGATTGCGCACTGGAATCAAAATGAATACTGATAAAGGCATCGGCACGTAATTTGTTAGAAAGGGCTGGTCGTGGTGCTAAATCGACGAATTTATCAGACGAACGGGTTAAGACCACGTTGGCCCCTGCAGCTTGTAACTTCTTGGCGATCGCATCGACGGTCTTAAGCGTATAAGTCTTTTCGTATTTATTACTATTTGATAGCGCCCCAACATCGTTACCACCGTGACCGGCATCTAAAACGATGGTTGCTTCAGAAAGAGAGGTAGCACTTGTTTTAACGACTTCGTTCTTAGCTGAAGGGGTGACGACCCAGCTGGCGACATAACCCGTATTGCCGTCTGAGTCTTTAACTTTGTACCAAGTGTCGCTCTTATCGAGATACGTTAGCTTCGTGTTGGCGGAATAGACTTGAGAATAGGCGTAGTTGACACCAGGACCGCTGCGCAACTTAGTATTATCCAATTGCGTTGTGACGGATTTAATATCAGAAGTGGATTGACTGCCACTATCATCTGTTTTCGTATCCGTTTGAACAGCTGTTGGTGCTTCGTTAGAAATACTAATCAGGTCACTTTGGACCCAGCCAACCGCTGAATTATATTTAACTTGGCTCCAACCGTTTTGTTGGTAGAGAACCGTTAATTTGTCGCCTTTATTGACTTTTCCTAACAGTGGGCTGCTAGCATTGCTGCTTTGGCGGACGTTAGCAAAAGAGTTGGTAACCGTTGCGACCCGGTTAGAGGTTGCGCTGACTTCTGTATTATTGACCAACCAACTGGCAACCCAGCCGATTTTGTCGCCACTCAAGCGGACTTGGTACCAGTTGTTTTTTTGGGAGATAACGTTCATCACTTCGCCTTTGCTTGCCTGGCCCATTGTATCGTAGGAAAGACCGGGTCCTTGGCGCACATTAA
This DNA window, taken from Latilactobacillus sakei, encodes the following:
- a CDS encoding N-acetylmuramoyl-L-alanine amidase; this encodes MQKPLNWIKRYPAVLILFILVGVGLFATHVLATYQQITIKANVVNVRQGPGLSYDTMGQASKGEVMNVISQKNNWYQVRLSGDKIGWVASWLVNNTEVSATSNRVATVTNSFANVRQSSNASSPLLGKVNKGDKLTVLYQQNGWSQVKYNSAVGWVQSDLISISNEAPTAVQTDTKTDDSGSQSTSDIKSVTTQLDNTKLRSGPGVNYAYSQVYSANTKLTYLDKSDTWYKVKDSDGNTGYVASWVVTPSAKNEVVKTSATSLSEATIVLDAGHGGNDVGALSNSNKYEKTYTLKTVDAIAKKLQAAGANVVLTRSSDKFVDLAPRPALSNKLRADAFISIHFDSSAQSNQASGTTTYYYSNSKDTSLANALNNQIKSLPLTNRGVEYGNYQVLRDNERPSVLLEMGYINSDQDFNYISSSSYQEKVADAVYAGLQNYFK
- the cls gene encoding cardiolipin synthase gives rise to the protein MTTMIIIILSLILVINTIGAVITVFRQSRDIAATWAWLLVLILLPVIGFGFYLFFGKKLSAEHLYDLRTQAKLGIDARVTQQKAELRQRRKQNHHSPTPEIQSLINLFLVSNTAVLTQENKVSVLTDTTTAQERLLADMSRARDHIHLEYYAFFDDPFGHILIKTLAYKAYQGVKVRVIYDGFGSQKVPRSFFKPLEEAGGQVTPFFSSRFRFINFRLNFRNHRQLVVIDGNTAYLGNFNQHSVDTHLPVRDTRLRVSGDGVLSFQSRFFMDWNAATQRQKVYYSQHYFPSSVEHGKTSMQLVSGGPDRDLPEIKLGFLKLIAAAKKRLWIQTPFFIPDDSVLAALILAINSGVTVKIMIPEKAKHSLVQHANLYYARQIVKAGGQIYLYKASAFRARTMMVDGQLSAVGTANLDIRSFKLNFETTNFLYDPALTNTLELTFQKDLKASVPLTKQQLNAQTTNQRLSQDLARLLAPIL